The Gemmatimonadaceae bacterium genome contains the following window.
AGGAGGCCGACGAACGGCGAGGTCGAACCCACCGTCGCCAGGATGGCCAGACCGCGCTTCAGCGACACGATCTCGACGAGCATGTTGCGCTCGACCGCACGCTCGGCCGAGTTGATGTCGGACACGGTGACGGAGCCGTCGAGGATCAGCGGCTTGACTTCGTCAAGCGCGCCGCCGAGGACGCGGGCCACGTGCGACTTCTTGTACGACTGCGCCAGGTTGATGGCCTCGGTGAGGTTGTCCTCCTCGAGGAACTGCGAGAACTCGGGCGCGAACTTGAGGGTTTCCTTCTGCGCCTTGCGCAGGTTCCACCACTTGCCGAAGGCCACCGAGAGGGACCAGAGCGACATGATCGCGAGGACGACCCAGATGCCCTTGGCGAACGGCGGGCTGTGCTCCCAGATGAAACCGATGGACATGTTCATAACAGCTGTCTCCTAGACGAACTGGTTGTGGTGGACTGCGTTAGCGCTGCAAGGCGAACACGAAGGGCTGCTGCACGAGCTGCTTCACCTTCCGGCCGCCGACCTCGGCGGGCAGGAAGCGCATCTGCGTGAGGGACGAGCGGACGGCCTGCTCGAACATCGCGTGGTCCGAGCGGAGCACCTTGAAGGAGGCGACCTCGACGCGGCCCGTCGTGTCGACGACGAACTGCGCGAGCACCTGGCCTTCCACGCCGCCGGAGCGGAGGATGTCCGGGTAGCGCGGGCCCTGGCTGCCGGGCAGCGGGGCGACGGGCTTCTCGACCTGGAAGTCGAAGTAGGGCTGGTCCGTGTTCACCGGACCCGTGCCGCCCACGACGCCCGAGGCCACACCACCGGCGACACCCTTGCCGGAGAAGTCCGCTTCGTTGGTCAGGGCCTTCGAGAGGTCGATCTCGGGGATGACGTCGGGGATGCTCACCGGCGCGGCGAGCACCTGGAAGCCCTTCGGCGGCGGCGGCGCGATGACGGCATCGGGCGGCGGCGGCGGGGCCTCTTCCTTCGGCGGAGGCGGTTCGTCCTTCTTTACCTCGACGAAGTCGATCTTCTGGACGACCTCCTCCTGCTTCTCCACCGTGGCGTTGGCCGTGGCGATGATGGAGGCTCCGATGATCGCGACGTGAAAGAACGTCGAGAACATCGAGGCGCCGAAGGACTTCTGCTTGACCGGCTTGGACTCGATCAGGTTGTTGAACACGCAAGCACTCCCTTGGACGTAGCCAGGCGTGAATCGTGCAGCCCAGCCGATGCTGGACTCGCGTAAGAACGTACCCAGCCTAGGTTAGGCCCGTAATCGGGAAAACATTAAGATTCCCTTAATCGCCCGTGAGCTTTCGTAACGATGCGCTCAGGGCTCCGCAGAGGGCCGCTGCAGGGGCAGCGTGACGGTGAAGGTGCTCCCGCGCCCAAGGCGCGAGCCCACGCTGATGAAGCCCCCGTGCGCGTGGGCAATCCACTGGGCAATCGACAGCCCGAGTCCGACCCCGCCGCGTTCGCCGCGTGACCGCACCCGGTCCGCGCGCCAGAAGCGGTCGAAGATGAACGGCAGGTCCGCCGCCGCGATGCCCACGCCACTGTCCTGCACCACGAATGCCGCGTGGTCCCCGCGGTCCTCGAGCGCGATGGAGACGCTGCCCTCGGCGGACGTGTATTTCACCGCGTTGGTCGCCAGGTTCAGGAAGAGCTGCCGGAGCCGCACCGGATCGCCCTCGAGTTCCACCGGATCGACGCGATCCAGCGTCACTGCAACACGCGCCTCCTCACCGAGGATCTGGGCGGTCTCGACCACCTCCTGCACGATCGGCACGAGGTCCACCCGCTCGCGGTGCAGGTCGAAGCGCCCTTCGTCCGCACGCGCGAGGGTCAGCAGCGAGTCCACCAAGTCGGCCATGCGCGTCGTCTCGGCGAGCGCCTCCTCAAGTGGCGGCAGGTGCTCGTCCGCCAGGTTGGAGGCCTGCATCACGCGTTCGATGTCGGCCCGCAGCACGGTCAGCGGCGTCTTCAGCTCGTGGCTGGCATCGGCGGTGAAGCGCCGCAGGGCGGCGAAGGAACTCTCCAGCCGCGCGACCATCGCATTGATGTTCGACGAGAGCCGATCGACCTCGTTCTCGTCGGAGTCGACGGGGAGCCTGCGGTGCAGCGAACGGCCGTCCTGGATGGCCTCGAGGTCGGAGATGAGGCGCTCCATGGGCTGCAGCGCGCTCCCGGTCATGATCCACGCGATCAGGGCCGAGAGGATCAGGAGCAGCGGCACCGTGATGAGGATCGGACTGAGCAACTTGCCCTGCGAGTCCTCGATGGCATCGACCGACTCACCCGCCACGATGCGCATCGAGGGGAACTCCCGCGACAGCGACTCGAAATGCGAGACGATAAAGACGTTGGACGTCGAGTCCATGAGGACCACGGACGCGGGTTGCTGGACCGTGCGCCGAAAGACGGCGTTGATGAGCCGTCGACGGTCGTCGTCCAAGAGGCCGTTCACGGCGACGTTGGTGTAGAGGACGCCTGCCGAGTCGGCGACGATCAGGTAGCCGGGGAGCGCATCCAGCAACCGGCGGGCGGCCGGCTCCTGCGTCGGCCCGACCAGCGCATCCTCCGTCACGACCATGGCGATGCCAACGTTCGTCTGGCGCAGGATTGTGGTTGCCATGTCGGCGACCACGTCGGCGCGGCGCTGCAGCGTGCGCATGTCGTTCGTCTGCGCCGCGGACCAGAGGACGATCGCGAACACCGTCAACGTGCCCGCCAAGGCGAGCACATACGACAGCGTGAGCCGCGACCGGATGCTCGTCACGGCCGCCTAGCCCTTGAGCACGTAGCCCACGCCGCGCACGGTGTGAATCAGCTTCTTCTCGTGCGGCGCATCGATCTTCTTGCGCAGGTGGTTGATGACA
Protein-coding sequences here:
- a CDS encoding MotA/TolQ/ExbB proton channel family protein translates to MNMSIGFIWEHSPPFAKGIWVVLAIMSLWSLSVAFGKWWNLRKAQKETLKFAPEFSQFLEEDNLTEAINLAQSYKKSHVARVLGGALDEVKPLILDGSVTVSDINSAERAVERNMLVEIVSLKRGLAILATVGSTSPFVGLLGTVFGIINAFAGMGAAGSSGIQAIAVGIAEALIATGFGLMVAIPAVWAFNYFQTKIDNLTSEMTYVSKEMIDYLIKGVSGEFGRSRFTREFNTAAQKGASPISQ
- a CDS encoding TonB family protein gives rise to the protein MFNNLIESKPVKQKSFGASMFSTFFHVAIIGASIIATANATVEKQEEVVQKIDFVEVKKDEPPPPKEEAPPPPPDAVIAPPPPKGFQVLAAPVSIPDVIPEIDLSKALTNEADFSGKGVAGGVASGVVGGTGPVNTDQPYFDFQVEKPVAPLPGSQGPRYPDILRSGGVEGQVLAQFVVDTTGRVEVASFKVLRSDHAMFEQAVRSSLTQMRFLPAEVGGRKVKQLVQQPFVFALQR
- a CDS encoding HAMP domain-containing histidine kinase, translating into MTSIRSRLTLSYVLALAGTLTVFAIVLWSAAQTNDMRTLQRRADVVADMATTILRQTNVGIAMVVTEDALVGPTQEPAARRLLDALPGYLIVADSAGVLYTNVAVNGLLDDDRRRLINAVFRRTVQQPASVVLMDSTSNVFIVSHFESLSREFPSMRIVAGESVDAIEDSQGKLLSPILITVPLLLILSALIAWIMTGSALQPMERLISDLEAIQDGRSLHRRLPVDSDENEVDRLSSNINAMVARLESSFAALRRFTADASHELKTPLTVLRADIERVMQASNLADEHLPPLEEALAETTRMADLVDSLLTLARADEGRFDLHRERVDLVPIVQEVVETAQILGEEARVAVTLDRVDPVELEGDPVRLRQLFLNLATNAVKYTSAEGSVSIALEDRGDHAAFVVQDSGVGIAAADLPFIFDRFWRADRVRSRGERGGVGLGLSIAQWIAHAHGGFISVGSRLGRGSTFTVTLPLQRPSAEP